A genomic region of Macaca thibetana thibetana isolate TM-01 chromosome 14, ASM2454274v1, whole genome shotgun sequence contains the following coding sequences:
- the DDIAS gene encoding DNA damage-induced apoptosis suppressor protein encodes MNRRRKFLLASVLALQNSSFIYPSCQKCFSRIILVSKRSNCPKCGCTGESGNANYRYKLSLKVAESDKLFVITVFGSCLDTFFGLTATGLHRYIQDPNKIPETLDNDTTQNLLTKAVETCFVGQSFIFGVTNFESHSGQGADASNFLQQCSDHKRKARALVACQIVLPDPGVAGFTVIDYFCQLLQTFNFRKLQCDSNAPNNHLLSLDHSNSDLSSIYTSDSTSYFFKSCSKDTFSKFWQPSLEFTSIVSKLTDNDDFSASEQSKAFGTLQQNRNSISIAEATGSSSCHDPIQDSWSLVSYMDKKITAEKLGKELGLQAKELSAVHSSHHEIGVNDSNLFSLEMREPLESSNTKSFHSAVEIKNRSQHEPPCFQHHGIDTPTSLQKRSTCCPPSLVRLEETTSNSQDGDPQIWDDLPFSESLNKFLAVLESEIAIAQADVSSRKHHVDNDIDIFHADHSRLSVTPQRTTGALHIPPIALRSSQAIVKANCSKDDFLFNCKVNLSPSVEKESQPDNKVEAVSVNHNGRGMSEYFLPNPYLSALFSSSKDSETIVTLKKTIRISPPRDEILFRPSTSESDHFSPNNKYLNGCGEKSLSEMNEKLTTLCSRKYNDVSDLCELENKQYYRWSKNQDDSFTICRKLTYPLETLCNSPNRSTNALKEMPWGHINNNLTQSYSIGYEGSYDASADLFDDIAKEMDIATEITKKSQEILLQRGTSLAESHPSESDFSLRSLSEDFIQPSQKLSLQSISSSRRSRTCSPTPQFQSDSEYNIENSQDFVPCSQSTPISGFHQTRIHGINRAFKKPVFYSDLDANYEKIRIFPENDKQQASPSCPKNIKTPSQKIRSPIVSGISQPEVFNPSPFAECHETDSDEWVPPTAQKIFPSDMLGFQVIGLGKCLAAHHFPDQELPRKKLKHIRQGTNKGLIKKKLKNMLTAVVMKEKTPKYNCKSSGWISNCPDIQVLAAPQLHPILRPDSCLECCLPFSEKGPPSVCDTQSAWSPELF; translated from the exons AtgaatagaagaagaaaatttctTCTAGCCTCAGTACTTGCTCTCCAGAATTCAAGTTTTATATATCCATCATGTCAGAAGTGCTTCTCTAGGATAATCCTGGTCTCCAAAAG GTCTAATTGTCCGAAATGTGGCTGTACTGGTGAATCTGGAAATGCCAATTACAGATACAAACTTTCCTTAAAAGTTGCAGAATCAGACAAATTGTTTGTTATTACTGTATTTGGAAGTTGCTTAGATACATTTTTTGGTCTTACTGCCACTGGTTTGCACAG GTACATTCAGGATCCTAATAAAATTCCAGAAACACTCGACAATGATACAACTCAGAATCTATTAACTAAAGCAGTTGAAACTTGCTTTGTTGGACAAAGCTTTATTTTTGGAGTGACG AATTTTGAAAGCCACTCTGGACAAGGTGCAGATGCCAGTAACTTCTTACAGCAATGCTCTGACCACAAAAGAAAAGCCAGAGCACTAGTGGCTTGCCAGATTGTTCTACCGGACCCAGGTGTTGCAGGCTTTACTGTCATTGACTACTTCTGTCAACTTTTGCAGACTTTTAATTTCAGGAAACTTCAGTGTGACTCTAACGCACCTAACAATCACTTACTTTCTTTAGATCACTCAAATAGTGATCTCAGCAGCATATATACTTCTGACAGCACTTCTTATTTTTTCAAGTCCTGCAGCAAGGatactttttcaaaattctgGCAGCCATCACTTGAGTTCACTTCCATTGTTTCAAAACTAACAGATAATGATGATTTTTCAGCTTCAGAACAAAGTAAGGCCTTTGGTACTCTTCAGCAGAACAGAAATTCCATCTCCATTGCAGAGGCCACTGGTTCCAGTAGCTGCCATGATCCCATTCAGGATTCATGGAGCCTTGTTTCATATATGGATAAAAAGATTACAGCAGAAAAGTTGGGTAAAGAACTTGGCTTACAAGCTAAGGAGCTGAGTGCAGTTCACAGCAGTCATCATGAAATTGGAGTTAATGACTCtaatttattctctttggaaATGCGAGAGCCCCTTGAGTCAAGTAATACAAAATCCTTCCACAGTGCAGTGGAAATTAAAAATAGGtcccagcatgagccaccatgtttcCAGCATCATGGTATAGATACCCCCACTAGCCTTCAAAAGAGGTCTACATGTTGCCCACCTTCGTTAGTCAGACTTGAAGAGACAACCAGCAATTCCCAGGATGGCGACCCTCAAATTTGGGATGATCTACCATTCTCTGAAAGCTTGAACAAATTTCTGGCAGTTCTTGAAAGTGAGATTGCTATAGCCCAGGCAGATGTCAGTAGTAGGAAGCATCATGTAGATAATGACATTGATATATTTCATGCAGACCACAGCAGGTTATCTGTGACTCCCCAGAGAACTACTGGAGCCCTGCATATACCACCTATAGCTTTAAGATCATCACAAGCAATAGTCAAAGCAAACTGTAGCAAAGATGACTTCCTTTTCAACTGTAAAGTAAATCTAAGTCCTAGTGTTGAAAAGGAGTCACAACCAGATAACAAAGTAGAGGCTGTCTCTGTAAATCATAATGGAAGAGGTATGTCAGAGTATTTTCTACCAAATCCTTACCTGTCAGCTCTGTTTTCATCTTCAAAAGATTCAGAAACAATAGTTACTCTTAAGAAGACTATCAGAATCTCACCACCCAGGGATGAAATTCTATTTAGGCCCAGTACTTCAGAGAGTGACCATTTTAGtccaaataacaaatatttgaatggatgtggagaaaaatcactttcagaaatgaatgaaaagttgACAACTCTATGTTCTAGGAAGTATAATGATGTCTCTGATCTTTGcgaattagaaaataaacaatattatagGTGGTCCAAGAACCAAGATGACAGTTTTACAATTTGCAGGAAACTTACATATCCTCTAGAAACTCTTTGCAATAGTCCAAATAGAAGTACAAATGCATTGAAAGAAATGCCTTGGGGACATATCAATAACAACTTAACGCAGAGCTATTCTATTGGTTATGAAGGTAGCTATGATGCCTCTGCTGATCTCTTTGATGATATTGCTAAAGAAATGGACATTGCAACAGAGATTACCAAAAAATCACAGGAAATTTTGTTACAACGGGGAACGTCTTTGGCAGAAAGTCATCCTTCAGAGTCTGATTTTTCACTGAGATCACTTTCTGAAGACTTCATCCAGCCTTCACAAAAATTATCCTTGCAAAGCATTTCTAGCTCTAGGCGTTCAAGAACCTGCTCTCCAACACCTCAATTTCAATCAGATTCAGAATATAATATTGAAAATAGTCAAGACTTTGTTCCGTGTTCACAGTCAACTCCAATTTCAGGATTCCACCAAACAAGAATTCATGGGATAAACAGAGCTTTTAAAAAACCTGTATTTTATTCAGATCTTGATGCTAACTATGAAAAAATAAGGATTTTCCCGGAAAATGACAAACAGCAAGCCAGCCCAAGCtgtccaaaaaatataaaaacacctAGCCAGAAAATCAGAAGCCCTATTGTATCTGGTATTTCACAACCAGAAGTTTTCAATCCCTCTCCTTTTGCTGAGTGCCATGAAACTGATAGTGATGAATGGGTCCCTCCTACCGcacaaaaaatatttccttcagaTATGCTTGGATTCCAAGTCATAGGTCTAGGGAAATGCCTTGCTGCCCATCATTTCCCTGATCAAGAGTTaccaagaaagaaactgaaacatATTAGACAAGGAACCAATAAAGGTTtaattaagaagaaattaaagaatatgctTACAGCAGTTGTTATGAAAGAGAAAACTCCTAAATATAACTGTAAAAGTTCAGGCTGGATTTCCAATTGTCCAGACATTCAAGTCTTAGCAGCACCTCAGCTGCACCCTATTCTTAGACCTGATTCTTGTTTAGAATGTTGCCTTCCATTTTCAGAAAAAGGCCCACCTTCAGTGTGTGATACTCAAAGTGCTTGGTCACCTGAATTGTTTTAA